The Rhipicephalus sanguineus isolate Rsan-2018 chromosome 7, BIME_Rsan_1.4, whole genome shotgun sequence genome includes a window with the following:
- the LOC119399103 gene encoding neuronal-specific septin-3-like has protein sequence MASSSSGELSVDDFVLMMADALTETTHWGSLKTDVAGYVGIDTLQEQIRKKVLRRGFEFNIVVVGRSGLGKSTLINTLFKANISRRSCTKKGSEGTEPAPYIIPKTTEVKSVSHVIEEKGHTLRLTVTDRQALVTRLTTRTASRGV, from the exons atggcgtcttcatcTTCAG GCGAGCTGAGCGTGGACGACTTCGTGCTCATGATGGCGGACGCCCTgacggagacgacgcattggggCAGCCTGAAGACCGACGTGGCCGGATACGTCGGCATCGACACCCTTCAGGAGCAGATACGGAAGAAGGTCCTCAGGCGAGGGTTCGAGTTCAACATCGTCGTAGTCG gAAGAAGTGGCCTTGGAAAGTCAACGCTCATCAACACCCTCTTCAAAGCGAACATCAGCCGGAGATCGTGCACGAAAAAAGGATCCGAAGGAACAGAGCCGGCCCCCTACATCATTCCCAAGACAACCGAAGTCAAATCAGTGAGCCACG TGATTGAAGAGAAGGGCCACACGCTTCGGCTGACTGTCACAGACCGCCAGGCTTTGGTGACCAGATTAACAACGAGAACTG CTTCCCGGGGTGTGTAG